The Blautia hydrogenotrophica DSM 10507 genome window below encodes:
- a CDS encoding sugar-binding protein, with protein MRQRALAFMLAMLVAVTGTACAGTDKTQEEEKTAEADTEEVPEESEEKNEVVIGVCTPKQPTDTWSGDVGNLKAGLEEEGWTVKVKEAGDGAEQAAQIQELADQEVSALILAPVEPEAVSEALADYEEKEIPVISYSRLVPNTDAVNYYVGFDSEAAGQETGKYIESAKDLENAKDAGKIYTIEFLLGDSEDLDTQFFYEGLMEVLKPYFEEGVLQSKSGRTEFMDLCLNSYQAQDSKAKTSEILSQFYGEKALDIVCVETDQMVDGVEEALVESSYALHSSEHPWPVLTGQDASESAIRRVLSGQQGITVSREYELLDESCVDILKDKLSGEKVKVNTSRKYDNGSRIVPAQLSDVQLIDLDNYKILMDMGIYTEEELEGMKTVEK; from the coding sequence ATGAGACAAAGAGCGTTGGCATTTATGCTTGCTATGCTTGTTGCGGTAACAGGCACTGCCTGCGCGGGAACTGATAAGACTCAGGAAGAGGAGAAGACCGCTGAGGCAGATACAGAAGAGGTTCCTGAGGAGAGCGAAGAAAAAAATGAAGTAGTGATTGGAGTCTGTACGCCCAAGCAGCCGACGGATACCTGGTCAGGAGATGTCGGAAATTTAAAAGCAGGACTGGAGGAAGAAGGCTGGACCGTCAAGGTGAAAGAAGCCGGGGACGGGGCGGAGCAGGCGGCTCAGATTCAAGAACTGGCGGACCAGGAGGTTTCAGCGCTGATATTGGCGCCGGTGGAGCCAGAGGCGGTTTCTGAGGCTCTTGCCGATTATGAAGAGAAAGAGATTCCAGTAATCAGTTACAGCAGGCTTGTGCCGAACACAGATGCTGTGAATTATTATGTGGGTTTTGACAGTGAAGCTGCCGGCCAGGAGACCGGAAAGTATATTGAAAGTGCAAAAGATTTGGAGAATGCAAAAGATGCAGGAAAGATCTATACAATTGAGTTTCTGCTGGGAGATTCTGAGGATTTGGATACTCAGTTTTTTTATGAAGGATTGATGGAAGTGCTGAAGCCATATTTTGAAGAAGGTGTTCTTCAGAGTAAATCGGGAAGAACAGAATTTATGGATTTGTGTTTGAATTCGTACCAAGCGCAGGATTCTAAGGCAAAAACATCAGAGATTCTCAGCCAGTTTTATGGAGAAAAAGCGTTGGATATTGTATGTGTGGAGACAGATCAGATGGTAGACGGAGTTGAGGAAGCTTTGGTTGAGAGTTCCTATGCATTACATAGCTCAGAACATCCCTGGCCTGTATTGACTGGTCAAGATGCAAGTGAGAGTGCGATTCGGAGGGTCTTATCCGGACAACAGGGGATCACTGTTTCTAGAGAGTATGAACTGTTGGATGAGAGCTGTGTTGATATTTTAAAGGATAAATTGTCGGGCGAGAAAGTGAAAGTAAATACATCCAGGAAATATGACAATGGTAGCAGAATTGTTCCTGCTCAGCTGTCAGATGTACAGCTTATTGACCTGGATAATTACAAAATACTTATGGATATGGGAATTTACACAGAAGAAGAATTGGAAGGAATGAAAACTGTAGAAAAATAA